A region from the Curtobacterium sp. MCBA15_012 genome encodes:
- a CDS encoding MDR family MFS transporter, protein MTATAPVPVQHGRHAAVPDAAPGATGAPASGAPGQPLMTHRQILLVIYGLMAGMFLSSLGQTVFGTAIRTIGDDLHGLDQQAWVTTAYLITSTIATPIYGKLSDIFGRRPLYIFGIVVFILGAVLSSMSTSMLMLAAFRAVQGIGAGALMSLPLAIMGDILAPRERAKYQGYFLAVFGISSVIGPLIGGLLAGSSEILWITGWRWVLLINVPIGIAALVMVIVFLHLPKVHGKGDKPKVDWWGATAVIVTLVPLLLVAEQGRTWGWGSPAAIASYVIGVLGLVALLLVESKMGDAAIIPLKLFRSGTFSMATVIGFLVGFAMFGAMLTIPLYLQIVVGLTPTESGFATLPLVGGLMIASITSGQIVARVGRYRIFPVIGTFLVSAGYVVLTFMTIDKPLWFLMIGMFLIGLGLGSVMQSLTLASQGSVEARDMGVATSSATFFRQIGGTLGTAVLLSILFSVMPSNILSATANQADLKPALSAALDPAVAGKAANQGAIDKIWAPITTPLQQTVQSKLDDASVEAKAAADAQVTAKVTAAVQAQVAAGALPQAAAQTVTDQQVADATPAAEAAALQAVAEQAHASVQDGTVSVDWSDAAQRSYWVDQLTPELAKKIEDGSGSSSNATSTNDTSFLTGADSRLTRPFMAGFNASSVTIYWVGLGVILLAFVLTWFFRVPPLRQRSALQEQHDDANGGSEQPDRSDRSDRSGRSAEDDLEVQAGLAAAEAGSFTGPMTGSTPTQRR, encoded by the coding sequence ATGACCGCCACCGCACCCGTCCCGGTGCAGCACGGCCGCCACGCCGCCGTGCCCGACGCCGCCCCCGGCGCGACCGGCGCACCCGCGTCCGGCGCACCCGGGCAGCCGCTCATGACGCACCGCCAGATCCTCCTCGTGATCTACGGCCTGATGGCGGGAATGTTCCTGTCGTCCCTCGGCCAGACGGTGTTCGGCACGGCCATCCGCACCATCGGCGACGACCTGCACGGGCTCGACCAGCAGGCCTGGGTCACGACCGCCTACCTGATCACGTCGACGATCGCGACGCCGATCTACGGCAAGCTCTCCGACATCTTCGGCCGCCGGCCCCTCTACATCTTCGGCATCGTCGTGTTCATCCTCGGCGCCGTGCTGTCCTCGATGTCCACCTCGATGCTCATGCTCGCGGCCTTCCGCGCCGTGCAGGGCATCGGCGCCGGCGCGCTCATGTCGCTGCCGCTGGCGATCATGGGCGACATCCTCGCCCCGCGGGAGCGCGCGAAGTACCAGGGCTACTTCCTGGCCGTCTTCGGCATCTCCTCCGTGATCGGCCCACTCATCGGCGGGCTGCTCGCCGGCTCCTCCGAGATCCTCTGGATCACCGGCTGGCGCTGGGTCCTCCTCATCAACGTGCCGATCGGCATCGCCGCGCTCGTCATGGTGATCGTCTTCCTGCACCTGCCGAAGGTGCACGGCAAGGGCGACAAGCCGAAGGTCGACTGGTGGGGCGCCACCGCGGTCATCGTCACGCTCGTGCCGCTGCTGCTCGTGGCGGAGCAGGGCCGCACCTGGGGCTGGGGCTCCCCCGCCGCGATCGCCAGCTACGTGATCGGCGTCCTCGGCCTCGTCGCGCTCCTGCTCGTCGAGTCGAAGATGGGCGACGCCGCGATCATCCCGCTCAAGCTGTTCCGCTCGGGCACGTTCTCGATGGCGACCGTCATCGGGTTCCTCGTCGGCTTCGCGATGTTCGGCGCGATGCTGACCATCCCGCTGTACCTGCAGATCGTCGTCGGGCTCACCCCGACCGAGTCCGGCTTCGCCACGCTGCCGCTCGTGGGCGGACTGATGATCGCGTCGATCACGAGCGGTCAGATCGTCGCCCGGGTCGGTCGTTACCGGATCTTCCCGGTCATCGGCACGTTCCTGGTCTCCGCCGGCTACGTCGTCCTGACCTTCATGACGATCGACAAGCCGCTCTGGTTCCTCATGATCGGCATGTTCCTCATCGGGCTCGGGCTCGGCTCGGTCATGCAGTCGCTGACCCTCGCCTCGCAGGGGTCCGTCGAGGCCCGGGACATGGGCGTCGCCACGTCGTCGGCCACGTTCTTCCGCCAGATCGGCGGCACGCTCGGCACCGCCGTGCTCCTGTCGATCCTGTTCTCGGTCATGCCGAGCAACATCCTGTCGGCGACCGCGAACCAGGCCGACCTCAAGCCGGCGCTGTCCGCCGCGCTCGACCCGGCCGTCGCGGGCAAGGCCGCGAACCAGGGCGCGATCGACAAGATCTGGGCCCCGATCACCACGCCGCTGCAGCAGACCGTGCAGTCGAAGCTCGACGACGCATCGGTCGAGGCGAAGGCCGCCGCCGACGCCCAGGTCACGGCGAAGGTGACCGCCGCCGTGCAGGCACAGGTGGCCGCGGGCGCCCTGCCCCAGGCCGCCGCGCAGACCGTCACCGACCAGCAGGTCGCCGACGCCACCCCGGCCGCCGAGGCCGCAGCACTGCAGGCCGTCGCGGAGCAGGCCCACGCCAGCGTCCAGGACGGCACCGTCTCGGTCGACTGGTCGGACGCCGCGCAACGCTCCTACTGGGTCGACCAGCTGACGCCGGAGCTCGCGAAGAAGATCGAGGACGGCAGCGGCTCGAGCAGCAACGCCACGAGCACGAACGACACCTCGTTCCTCACCGGCGCCGACAGCCGCCTCACCCGGCCGTTCATGGCGGGCTTCAACGCCTCGTCCGTGACGATCTACTGGGTCGGCCTCGGCGTGATCCTGCTGGCGTTCGTCCTCACCTGGTTCTTCCGTGTGCCGCCGCTGCGGCAGCGCTCGGCGCTCCAGGAGCAGCACGACGACGCGAACGGCGGCTCCGAGCAGCCCGACCGGTCCGACCGCTCCGACCGCTCCGGTCGGTCGGCGGAGGACGACCTCGAGGTCCAGGCCGGGCTCGCCGCGGCCGAGGCCG
- a CDS encoding MarR family winged helix-turn-helix transcriptional regulator — translation MTDARADAERLLRAQLDRLWVRQTLRASLIESQGGLDPTARVILRAVDRSGAVRSMAIADATGLSRPVVSRRVASLVESGHLDTAPDPADGRAALVSVAPAGRELLDTLAGAGAEVADELTQAFATEELQTLAGLLARLNDRADTVLGIGAPDGDRPA, via the coding sequence GTGACCGACGCCCGAGCCGACGCCGAACGACTGCTCCGTGCCCAGCTCGACCGACTCTGGGTCCGGCAGACCCTGCGGGCGTCGCTGATCGAGTCCCAGGGCGGCCTCGACCCGACGGCCCGCGTGATCCTCCGCGCCGTCGACCGGTCCGGCGCGGTGCGCTCGATGGCCATCGCCGACGCCACGGGGCTGTCCCGCCCGGTCGTCAGCCGCCGGGTCGCCTCGCTCGTGGAGTCCGGGCACCTCGACACCGCCCCCGACCCCGCCGACGGTCGCGCCGCGCTCGTGTCGGTCGCGCCGGCCGGTCGGGAGCTCCTGGACACGCTGGCGGGCGCGGGGGCCGAGGTCGCCGACGAGCTCACGCAGGCGTTCGCGACCGAGGAGCTCCAGACGCTCGCGGGACTGCTGGCACGGCTGAACGACCGCGCGGACACGGTGCTCGGCATCGGCGCGCCGGACGGCGACCGCCCGGCCTGA
- a CDS encoding DEAD/DEAH box helicase yields MSTDTATTTETADEGPVVTFADLGLSDPVLKAVKDIGYETPSAIQEATIPTLLAGRDVVGLAQTGTGKTAAFALPILSRMESGSKVPQALVLSPTRELALQVCEAFEQFASHMKHVHVLPVYGGQAYGVQLSALRRGVDVVVGTPGRIMDHIAKGTLDLSELKYLVLDEADEMLKMGFAEDVETILAETPDDKQVALFSATMPAQIRRISQQYLNDPSEITVKTKTKTAANITQRYLIVSYPQKVDALTRILEVEDFEGMIVFVRTKSETETLAEKLRARGYAAAAISGDVAQAQRERTVNQLKSGKLDILVATDVAARGLDVDRITHVVNFDIPVDIESYVHRIGRTGRAGRKGDSISFVTPRERRLLSAIERHTKQPLTQMQLPTIDDVNETRLTRFDDAITAALEQQDRIEKFREVIAHYVRNHDVPAEDVSAALAVVAQGDDPLLLDPNSDALRNQVDRDGRRGDDRADRGDRGDRAERGPRRSQPMAAYRIEVGRRHRVEPRQIVGALANEGGLRRDDFGSIQIRPDFSIVELPQDMDPGVLDRLSDTRISGKLIEIRPDSRGGGARRDDRGSRGGYDRDSRGGGRGGYDRDSRGGDRDDRGGDDRGARRPRY; encoded by the coding sequence ATGAGCACGGACACCGCCACCACCACCGAGACCGCCGACGAGGGGCCCGTGGTGACCTTCGCCGACCTCGGCCTGAGCGACCCGGTGCTCAAGGCCGTCAAGGACATCGGCTACGAGACCCCCTCCGCCATCCAGGAAGCGACGATCCCGACGCTGCTCGCGGGCCGCGACGTCGTCGGCCTCGCGCAGACCGGAACCGGCAAGACCGCGGCGTTCGCGCTGCCGATCCTGTCCCGCATGGAGTCGGGCAGCAAGGTGCCGCAGGCGCTCGTGCTGTCACCGACCCGCGAGCTCGCGCTGCAGGTGTGCGAGGCCTTCGAGCAGTTCGCGTCGCACATGAAGCACGTCCACGTGCTGCCGGTCTACGGCGGTCAGGCGTACGGCGTGCAGCTGTCGGCCCTGCGTCGCGGCGTCGACGTCGTGGTCGGCACCCCCGGCCGCATCATGGACCACATCGCGAAGGGCACGCTCGACCTGTCCGAGCTGAAGTACCTCGTGCTCGACGAGGCCGACGAGATGCTCAAGATGGGCTTCGCCGAGGACGTCGAGACGATCCTCGCCGAGACCCCGGACGACAAGCAGGTCGCGCTGTTCTCGGCGACGATGCCCGCGCAGATCCGCCGCATCTCGCAGCAGTACCTCAACGACCCGTCCGAGATCACGGTCAAGACCAAGACGAAGACGGCCGCGAACATCACGCAGCGGTACCTCATCGTGTCGTACCCGCAGAAGGTCGACGCCCTGACCCGCATCCTCGAGGTCGAGGACTTCGAGGGCATGATCGTCTTCGTCCGCACCAAGAGCGAGACCGAGACCCTGGCCGAGAAGCTCCGGGCCCGCGGCTACGCTGCGGCGGCCATCAGCGGTGACGTCGCCCAGGCGCAGCGCGAGCGCACCGTGAACCAGCTCAAGTCGGGCAAGCTCGACATCCTCGTGGCGACCGACGTCGCGGCCCGTGGTCTCGACGTCGACCGCATCACCCACGTGGTGAACTTCGACATCCCCGTCGACATCGAGTCCTACGTGCACCGCATCGGCCGCACCGGTCGTGCCGGCCGCAAGGGCGACTCGATCAGCTTCGTCACGCCGCGCGAGCGTCGCCTGCTCTCGGCGATCGAGCGCCACACCAAGCAGCCGCTCACGCAGATGCAGCTGCCGACGATCGACGACGTCAACGAGACGCGCCTGACCCGCTTCGACGACGCGATCACCGCCGCGCTCGAGCAGCAGGACCGCATCGAGAAGTTCCGCGAGGTCATCGCGCACTACGTCCGCAACCACGACGTCCCCGCCGAGGACGTCTCCGCGGCCCTCGCCGTCGTCGCCCAGGGTGACGACCCGCTGCTGCTCGACCCGAACTCGGACGCGCTCCGCAACCAGGTCGACCGTGACGGCCGTCGTGGCGACGACCGCGCCGACCGTGGTGACCGCGGTGACCGTGCCGAGCGCGGTCCCCGTCGCTCGCAGCCGATGGCCGCGTACCGCATCGAGGTCGGCCGCCGGCACCGTGTCGAGCCGCGCCAGATCGTCGGCGCGCTCGCGAACGAGGGCGGGCTCCGCCGCGACGACTTCGGGTCGATCCAGATCCGCCCGGACTTCTCGATCGTCGAGCTGCCCCAGGACATGGACCCGGGCGTGCTCGACCGCCTGTCGGACACCCGGATCAGCGGCAAGCTCATCGAGATCCGCCCGGACTCCCGCGGCGGCGGTGCCCGTCGCGACGACCGCGGCTCGCGCGGCGGGTACGACCGCGACTCGCGCGGCGGTGGCCGGGGCGGCTACGACCGCGACTCCCGTGGTGGCGACCGTGACGACCGCGGCGGCGACGACCGCGGTGCGCGCCGACCGCGGTACTGA
- a CDS encoding BLUF domain-containing protein, with protein MRSIVYTSTQTRPITDAELAQILAVGREKNTSMGVTGILAHKADNCIGILEGDDEVVGARFEQVRLDPRHTNVRVLLDEPIEQRSFPDWSMAFQPLDPLMQQVPGFSDLFAPGQPADPAFGSARARGLLEWFRKHPLAPLTSRTAEEDEAPRSLAIIGAIIALRDGGVSRFGLDVAAAHAGMPVEDLRQVFPTEGSLLAATVERWTRTVSGPLTPLIAEKGTVAFLHALLLAQSEEPALVELLAASLASAADPTVDGADYHRSTYRRFRQTIRDGLAADVREGREPATMDPVRGAQQLLALHDGLRLQALLTADTDLVDAFDRAATRLRRGWSEQYEQPSYWDVPVTGA; from the coding sequence ATGCGTTCGATCGTCTACACCAGCACGCAGACCCGTCCGATCACGGACGCGGAGCTCGCCCAGATCCTGGCCGTCGGCCGCGAGAAGAACACGAGCATGGGCGTGACGGGCATCCTCGCGCACAAGGCCGACAACTGCATCGGCATCCTCGAGGGGGACGACGAGGTCGTGGGCGCCCGCTTCGAGCAGGTCCGCCTCGACCCCCGCCACACCAACGTGCGGGTGCTGCTCGACGAACCCATCGAGCAGCGGTCGTTCCCGGACTGGTCGATGGCGTTCCAGCCACTCGATCCGCTGATGCAGCAGGTCCCGGGCTTCAGTGACCTGTTCGCCCCCGGGCAACCCGCCGACCCGGCGTTCGGGTCGGCCCGGGCACGCGGGCTGCTCGAGTGGTTCCGGAAGCACCCGCTCGCGCCGCTGACGAGCCGGACCGCGGAGGAGGACGAGGCGCCCCGCTCCCTGGCGATCATCGGCGCCATCATCGCGCTGCGCGACGGCGGTGTCTCGCGGTTCGGGCTCGACGTCGCAGCGGCGCACGCGGGCATGCCCGTCGAGGACCTGCGGCAGGTCTTCCCGACCGAGGGGTCGCTGCTCGCGGCCACGGTCGAGCGGTGGACGCGGACGGTCTCGGGTCCGCTGACGCCGCTCATCGCGGAGAAGGGCACGGTCGCGTTCCTGCACGCCCTCCTCCTCGCGCAGTCCGAGGAACCGGCGCTGGTCGAGCTCCTGGCCGCGAGCCTGGCGTCTGCGGCCGACCCGACCGTGGACGGTGCCGACTACCACCGCTCGACGTACCGGCGCTTCCGGCAGACGATCCGGGACGGCCTGGCCGCGGACGTCCGCGAGGGTCGGGAGCCCGCGACGATGGACCCGGTCCGCGGTGCACAGCAGCTCCTCGCCCTGCACGACGGCCTCCGGCTGCAGGCGCTCCTCACCGCGGACACCGACCTCGTCGACGCGTTCGACCGTGCGGCGACCCGCCTGCGCCGCGGCTGGTCCGAGCAGTACGAGCAGCCGTCCTACTGGGACGTCCCGGTCACCGGCGCCTGA
- a CDS encoding NAD-dependent epimerase/dehydratase family protein yields MSRHHVVVGAGPVGRHVAAHLAGRGDEVVVVTRSGRDSGVAGVRHVALDASDAAALTRVTEGAAALYNCANPGDYTQWERVWPPLATALLETAERTGAVYGITGNLYPYGPVTGPMRADLPDAATDHKGVLRARMWADARAAHEAGRLRAVEVRGADYVGPGVGANGHVTRVLPGALRGRAATVIGRTDQPHSYTDVGDVARTLVAATDDPTAHGRTWIVPTNAPRTQEQALTDVLRSVGKPAVRVRSLPIGVFRALGTVVPFMREVAQLGYQWTGPYVVDDRATRAHLGLEPTPWDEVCRRTAEGTTA; encoded by the coding sequence ATGTCCCGTCACCACGTCGTCGTCGGCGCCGGCCCCGTCGGCCGCCACGTCGCCGCCCACCTCGCCGGGCGCGGCGACGAGGTCGTCGTCGTCACCCGCTCCGGACGGGACAGCGGGGTCGCCGGCGTCCGGCACGTCGCCCTCGACGCGTCCGACGCCGCGGCCCTCACCCGGGTCACCGAGGGCGCCGCTGCCCTGTACAACTGCGCGAACCCGGGCGACTACACCCAGTGGGAGCGCGTGTGGCCGCCGCTCGCCACCGCGCTGCTCGAGACCGCCGAGCGGACCGGCGCGGTCTACGGGATCACGGGCAACCTGTACCCGTACGGCCCGGTGACCGGACCGATGCGCGCCGACCTGCCCGACGCGGCGACCGACCACAAGGGCGTCCTCCGGGCCCGGATGTGGGCGGACGCCCGCGCCGCGCACGAGGCCGGCCGGCTCCGCGCCGTCGAGGTCCGCGGCGCCGACTACGTCGGACCGGGCGTGGGGGCGAACGGGCACGTCACGCGGGTCCTCCCCGGGGCGCTGCGCGGGAGGGCGGCCACGGTGATCGGCCGGACCGACCAGCCGCACTCGTACACCGACGTCGGGGACGTCGCCCGCACGCTCGTCGCCGCGACCGACGACCCGACCGCGCACGGGCGGACGTGGATCGTGCCGACGAACGCGCCGCGCACGCAGGAGCAGGCGCTCACCGACGTGCTGCGGTCGGTCGGCAAGCCCGCCGTGCGGGTCCGGTCGCTGCCGATCGGGGTGTTCCGCGCACTCGGGACCGTCGTGCCGTTCATGCGCGAGGTCGCCCAGCTCGGCTACCAGTGGACCGGGCCGTACGTCGTCGACGACCGCGCGACCCGGGCGCACCTCGGGCTCGAGCCGACGCCGTGGGACGAGGTCTGCCGGCGGACCGCCGAGGGCACGACCGCGTGA
- a CDS encoding TetR/AcrR family transcriptional regulator, with protein MVDKAPTARALARETVRTAILDAARARLTEEGPAQLSLRAVARDVGMVSSAVYRYFPSRDDLLTALLVLDYDELGAAVEAAESPVDRADHVGRWVAACRAIRGWAVAHPGDFALLYGSPVPGYVAPQDTVAPASRTTHVLLRVVTDAWAAVPGSALPPDWRLGAGPSVDSRPGTAASVADAVRYAATHGFHADPAPEVVLRTLMAWTTVYGMLSFELFGHAVGSVSDHAAYFDEVVVRLAHDLGLASPHPVP; from the coding sequence ATGGTGGACAAGGCCCCGACCGCGCGTGCGCTCGCCCGCGAGACCGTCCGCACCGCGATCCTCGACGCGGCACGGGCCCGGCTGACCGAGGAGGGGCCGGCGCAGCTGAGCCTCCGCGCCGTCGCCCGCGACGTCGGCATGGTCTCGTCTGCCGTGTACCGGTACTTCCCGAGCCGCGACGACCTGCTCACGGCGCTGCTCGTGCTCGACTACGACGAGCTCGGTGCCGCCGTCGAGGCCGCCGAGTCGCCCGTCGACCGCGCGGACCACGTCGGTCGCTGGGTCGCCGCGTGCCGCGCGATCCGCGGGTGGGCGGTCGCGCACCCCGGCGACTTCGCGCTGCTCTACGGCTCGCCGGTCCCCGGCTACGTCGCGCCGCAGGACACCGTCGCGCCCGCGTCGCGCACGACGCACGTGCTCCTGCGGGTGGTCACCGACGCGTGGGCCGCGGTCCCCGGGTCGGCCCTGCCCCCGGACTGGAGGCTCGGTGCGGGCCCGTCGGTCGACTCGCGCCCCGGGACCGCCGCGTCCGTCGCCGACGCGGTCCGGTACGCCGCGACCCACGGCTTCCACGCCGACCCCGCACCCGAGGTCGTGCTCCGCACGCTGATGGCCTGGACCACCGTGTACGGGATGCTGTCGTTCGAGCTCTTCGGGCACGCCGTCGGGTCGGTGTCCGACCACGCCGCGTACTTCGACGAGGTCGTCGTCCGCCTCGCGCACGACCTGGGCCTCGCCTCGCCGCATCCCGTCCCCTGA